The following are encoded in a window of Armatimonadota bacterium genomic DNA:
- a CDS encoding P-II family nitrogen regulator: protein MKKIECVIRPIKLEDVKQALADIGIVGMTVTDVRGFGHQRGRTEKYRGNTYVVNLLPKVKVEMVVADANVEDALAVALAAAATGEVGDGKIFISDVERAVRIRTGDEGDEAL, encoded by the coding sequence ATGAAGAAGATTGAGTGTGTAATCCGGCCGATCAAGCTTGAGGATGTGAAACAGGCGCTGGCCGACATCGGCATCGTGGGTATGACGGTGACCGACGTTCGTGGCTTCGGCCACCAGCGCGGACGGACCGAAAAGTATCGCGGCAATACCTATGTCGTCAACTTGCTTCCTAAAGTGAAGGTCGAAATGGTCGTTGCCGATGCAAATGTCGAAGATGCGCTGGCAGTTGCGCTCGCGGCCGCGGCCACAGGCGAGGTGGGTGATGGCAAAATCTTTATATCGGATGTAGAGCGCGCGGTACGCATCCGAACTGGTGACGAGGGCGACGAAGCCTTGTAG
- a CDS encoding carbohydrate ABC transporter permease — MLVTSVKVDTQIFSNHVQWLPTVPTVRETVVDSNGIRKTSYVPVVVLHIGIQTRRVALLADLEHGQSRVRELGANAQIEVVPTANITPVRRVEPQWHNYPDALRSFPFWLYTANTLLICVLTMAGTVISAALPAYGFARVRWRGRDTLFFILLATIMLPPQVTMLPVFLIFRRLHWTGTFLPLIVPAFFGPAFYIFLLRQFFRTLPQELSDAARIDGCSEVGILARVIAPISKPALATVALLAFTSAWMDFSGPLIYLHDERTYTLAVGLLAFLGRHGGEWALLMAASTVITLPMLVIFFFAQKTYIQGIALTGMKG, encoded by the coding sequence AGCAACGGAATCCGCAAAACGAGCTACGTGCCGGTAGTCGTTTTGCACATCGGCATACAGACGCGGCGAGTGGCGCTGCTGGCAGACCTGGAACACGGGCAGAGCCGTGTCAGGGAACTTGGCGCAAACGCGCAAATTGAGGTCGTCCCAACTGCCAACATTACGCCGGTGCGCCGTGTTGAGCCGCAATGGCACAACTATCCCGACGCGCTCCGTTCGTTTCCGTTCTGGCTCTACACCGCCAATACGCTGCTGATCTGCGTGCTAACGATGGCGGGTACCGTGATCTCTGCAGCCTTGCCGGCGTACGGTTTCGCCCGGGTGCGGTGGCGTGGACGCGACACACTTTTCTTCATCCTGCTGGCCACCATCATGCTGCCTCCGCAGGTCACCATGCTGCCTGTGTTTCTTATCTTCCGAAGACTGCACTGGACAGGCACATTTCTGCCGCTGATTGTGCCGGCGTTCTTCGGCCCGGCGTTCTACATTTTCCTGCTGCGGCAGTTCTTCAGAACGCTTCCGCAGGAACTGTCGGACGCGGCGCGAATTGATGGGTGCTCGGAGGTAGGAATTCTGGCGCGAGTTATCGCACCGATATCCAAACCAGCTTTAGCCACTGTAGCGCTTCTAGCCTTCACCAGCGCATGGATGGACTTCAGTGGACCGCTGATTTACCTGCATGACGAACGAACCTATACGCTGGCTGTTGGCCTTCTGGCGTTTCTTGGCCGACACGGCGGCGAGTGGGCGCTCCTGATGGCAGCCAGTACCGTCATCACATTGCCGATGCTGGTGATCTTCTTCTTCGCTCAGAAGACCTACATCCAGGGAATAGCGCTTACCGGCATGAAGGGCTGA
- the aspS gene encoding aspartate--tRNA ligase — MNTWKRTVGCGELTVTDVDATVRLNGWVNRRRDFGDLVFIDVRDRTGLVQVVADASVSRDVLEQAGALGREYVVAVEGAVRLRRPGTANAAMATGEIEVAAARIDVLNASEQLPFGVADDEFQASADETLRVQYRYLDLRRPDMYRRLKLRHQAVKYIRDFLDGHGFLEVETPLFTKSTPEGARDYLVPYRLNPGMFYALPQSPQQYKQLLMVGGVERYFQIARCFRDEAQRADRQPEFTQLDLEMSFIEQEDVLSLIEELHIGLVRAMSGKSMLTPFPRFTYDEAMDLYGTDKPDIRFGLEVVRLNGIAARCDFGVFRSAVDAGGGVAAVRYPGGSALSRREVDELGAMAREAGAGGLATIAVTELSAAHVKSALSRYFDATEMEAILTACHAEQGDLLCLVADAEPDTVNVAISRLRLEIGRRLNLRSPDMLCFCWITDFPLVKWDEANERWDSEHHPFTMPHEQDLPKFDTDPAAIRAHCYDLVCNGQESGSGSIRIHRADIQERVFDLLGISRERQQERFGHILKAFSYGAPPHGGIATGIDRLIMNLLGEANIREVIAFPKTGMGYDPLMDSPSRVDQEQLDELGLAVKRQKQ, encoded by the coding sequence GTGAATACGTGGAAGCGGACGGTTGGCTGCGGCGAGTTGACGGTTACCGATGTCGACGCCACCGTTCGATTGAATGGTTGGGTAAATCGTCGGCGCGATTTCGGCGACCTGGTGTTCATCGACGTCCGTGACCGGACCGGACTGGTGCAGGTTGTAGCCGACGCTTCCGTCTCCCGTGACGTGCTCGAGCAGGCCGGCGCCCTTGGACGTGAGTATGTGGTTGCCGTTGAAGGAGCCGTGCGCTTACGCCGGCCCGGAACGGCGAATGCAGCCATGGCGACTGGTGAGATCGAGGTTGCTGCAGCGCGCATCGACGTGCTGAACGCCAGTGAACAACTGCCATTCGGAGTTGCCGATGACGAGTTTCAGGCATCTGCAGATGAAACGCTGCGCGTTCAGTACCGATACCTGGATCTGCGAAGGCCCGACATGTACCGCCGCTTGAAGTTGCGACACCAGGCCGTGAAGTACATCCGGGACTTCCTGGACGGTCACGGCTTCCTTGAAGTGGAAACACCGCTGTTTACCAAGAGTACTCCGGAGGGTGCGCGCGACTATCTGGTGCCGTATCGCCTGAATCCCGGCATGTTTTACGCCCTGCCACAATCGCCTCAGCAGTACAAGCAGCTTCTCATGGTCGGCGGAGTAGAGCGGTACTTCCAGATTGCGCGATGTTTCCGGGATGAAGCCCAACGGGCGGACCGGCAGCCGGAGTTTACACAACTCGATCTGGAAATGTCGTTCATCGAGCAGGAAGATGTGCTCTCATTAATCGAGGAGCTGCACATCGGCCTGGTCAGGGCAATGAGCGGCAAAAGCATGCTCACGCCTTTCCCGCGATTCACCTACGACGAGGCAATGGACCTGTATGGCACCGACAAGCCGGACATCCGCTTCGGTCTGGAGGTTGTTCGGCTGAACGGGATCGCGGCCCGATGTGACTTTGGCGTGTTTCGCTCAGCGGTCGATGCCGGAGGCGGCGTAGCCGCAGTCCGATACCCGGGTGGCAGTGCTCTCAGTCGCCGCGAGGTGGATGAGCTTGGCGCGATGGCGAGGGAGGCCGGCGCCGGCGGATTGGCCACTATTGCCGTAACGGAGTTGAGCGCGGCGCACGTAAAGTCTGCTCTGTCGCGCTACTTTGATGCGACGGAAATGGAGGCCATCCTCACCGCATGCCATGCCGAGCAGGGCGACCTGTTGTGCCTTGTCGCAGACGCCGAGCCGGATACGGTGAATGTCGCAATTTCAAGACTGCGCCTGGAGATTGGCCGCCGACTGAATCTTCGATCACCGGACATGCTCTGCTTTTGCTGGATCACCGACTTCCCTCTGGTGAAGTGGGACGAAGCGAACGAGCGTTGGGACTCGGAACACCATCCGTTTACGATGCCGCACGAACAGGATCTGCCGAAGTTTGATACCGACCCGGCCGCAATCCGGGCTCATTGCTACGACCTGGTGTGCAACGGGCAGGAGAGCGGATCAGGCAGCATCCGGATCCACCGGGCCGATATTCAGGAGCGGGTCTTTGACCTGTTGGGCATCTCGCGGGAACGCCAGCAGGAGCGCTTCGGCCACATCCTCAAGGCATTCTCGTACGGTGCTCCACCTCACGGCGGTATCGCTACAGGCATTGATCGGCTAATCATGAACCTGCTCGGTGAGGCAAACATTCGGGAAGTAATCGCGTTTCCTAAGACCGGCATGGGATATGATCCCCTGATGGACTCGCCGTCGCGCGTGGATCAAGAGCAGCTCGACGAACTCGGTCTGGCTGTCAAACGGCAGAAGCAATAA
- a CDS encoding GNAT family N-acetyltransferase, whose protein sequence is MPTDALPVPTVRRAGVRDAEQVAALWLRLMNEHHELDRRLPGVPPGTRLHLEHARRLLTGRDWHVWVAEEPLATTLLGFVAGSTRVPSPFMFTGNEAWIADLYVTPEWRRRGVAGNLVRALLRDFSLKQGATVQLCAAASNPAAVGFWRAQAFETVLHLMQLSRCGTEQQEA, encoded by the coding sequence TTGCCCACAGACGCACTCCCCGTACCAACGGTTCGCCGCGCCGGAGTGCGCGATGCTGAGCAGGTTGCCGCACTCTGGCTGCGGTTGATGAACGAGCACCACGAACTTGATCGGCGGCTGCCGGGGGTGCCGCCGGGCACAAGGCTGCACCTGGAGCACGCAAGGCGCCTGCTGACTGGACGCGACTGGCACGTCTGGGTCGCCGAGGAGCCGTTGGCGACCACACTTCTTGGATTTGTTGCCGGGTCCACGCGCGTACCGTCGCCATTCATGTTCACCGGTAACGAGGCCTGGATAGCCGACCTGTACGTGACGCCGGAATGGCGCCGCCGCGGAGTTGCTGGTAACCTGGTCCGGGCACTGCTACGTGATTTCTCGCTGAAGCAGGGAGCTACCGTTCAGTTGTGTGCCGCTGCGTCCAACCCGGCCGCAGTCGGCTTCTGGCGGGCACAGGCTTTCGAAACCGTGCTGCACCTGATGCAATTGAGCCGGTGCGGAACGGAACAGCAAGAAGCATGA
- the leuB gene encoding 3-isopropylmalate dehydrogenase, which yields MTGFRIAVLAGDGVGPEILLQAELVAAAAAELHGVSLDIEHALIGGAALDAIGEPLPEATRALCRASDAVLLGAVGGPKWDAIQPATKRPESGALLPIRKELGLYANLRPVRVHAALRGSSPLRRALEDPDVDLMVVRELTGGIYFGQPRHRDPTGEFAVDTCVYSRAEIERIAETGFRAAASRRGRMCSVDKANVLETSRLWRETVTGMGLSRYPDLELSHMLVDNAAMQLIRNPAQFDVIVTENMFGDILSDEAAMLTGSLGMLASASLGSDFGPAGHRRGLFEPAHGSAPDIAGRDVANPLAAILSVALMFRYSLDCEPAAVAIEAAVDAALTAGCRTADIAAPGECSVGTRAIGAAVLQRLKEQTSNRPGERHEED from the coding sequence ATGACTGGATTCCGTATCGCTGTTCTGGCTGGTGACGGTGTCGGACCGGAGATTCTGCTTCAAGCTGAGCTGGTTGCGGCAGCCGCAGCCGAACTGCATGGCGTCTCTCTCGATATCGAGCATGCGCTGATTGGCGGAGCCGCGCTGGATGCGATCGGCGAGCCGCTGCCTGAGGCCACACGAGCGCTCTGCAGGGCCTCGGACGCGGTGCTCCTCGGGGCTGTCGGAGGCCCGAAGTGGGACGCGATACAGCCCGCGACCAAGAGGCCTGAATCCGGTGCGCTGCTGCCAATCCGGAAGGAACTCGGCCTGTACGCCAATCTTCGGCCCGTACGCGTGCACGCTGCGCTGCGTGGCAGCTCGCCGTTGCGTCGCGCGCTGGAGGATCCCGACGTCGATCTGATGGTCGTCCGGGAACTGACGGGCGGGATCTATTTCGGTCAGCCAAGGCACCGCGATCCTACCGGCGAATTCGCAGTGGATACATGCGTGTACTCGCGCGCCGAGATTGAGCGGATCGCAGAAACAGGATTTCGTGCCGCCGCAAGCCGGCGTGGGCGCATGTGCAGCGTGGACAAGGCAAATGTCCTGGAGACATCACGGCTGTGGCGGGAGACCGTGACCGGGATGGGCTTGAGCCGGTATCCGGATCTAGAACTCAGTCACATGCTGGTTGATAACGCTGCCATGCAGTTGATCCGAAATCCCGCGCAGTTTGACGTGATCGTGACCGAAAACATGTTTGGAGATATCCTGAGCGATGAAGCGGCGATGCTTACCGGCAGCCTTGGGATGCTGGCTTCGGCCAGTCTGGGCAGCGACTTCGGCCCGGCCGGACACCGGCGGGGGTTGTTTGAACCGGCACATGGCTCAGCGCCCGACATTGCCGGCCGCGACGTGGCAAATCCGTTGGCTGCTATCCTCTCAGTAGCGCTTATGTTCCGGTATTCGCTGGACTGCGAACCTGCGGCCGTCGCCATTGAGGCGGCCGTGGATGCCGCGCTCACAGCCGGCTGCCGCACGGCGGATATTGCCGCGCCGGGAGAGTGCTCCGTAGGTACTCGCGCCATCGGGGCTGCTGTTCTCCAGCGGCTCAAGGAACAGACTTCTAACCGGCCGGGAGAGCGCCATGAAGAAGATTGA
- the lon gene encoding endopeptidase La — translation MEPKNLTEILEHHDSSISTPEAASEGGVRTPLPDVVNLLPLREVVIFPVLVAPLGVGRENSIKLVNESVVDGNRLIGVVCKKDPAIEDPTMEDVYGIGCIVAIRMMAQVADGIRLIVQGIQRIRILEAVQTTPYLRVKIEPIAEPEINEEDKLDVEALTRAIGQQFARVVQLSPDLPDELQNLPNNVQEPNVLTDLIAAQMPRLTFSERQEILEAIELKPRMTRLLQLLAREVQVLEVGSRLQSEVAQELGKTQREYYLREQLRQIQKELGEGDDRTQDADELREKIASAGMPEEARKEADRELDRLLRMNPAAPEYHVARTYLDWMVSLPWKVSSKDNLDIAAVKKVLDSDHYGLDKVKERILEYLSVRKFNPSESARQPILCFVGPPGVGKTSLGKSIARAIHRKFVRISLGGVRDEAEVRGHRRTYIGALPGQIIQGIKRAETNNPVFMLDEIDKVQADFRGDPSSALLEVLDPEQNNAFRDHYLDVPFDLSNVLFVTTANVLDTILPPLRDRMEVIEISGYTEEEKLAIAKRHLVPKQVAEHGIAGRISFLAPAIRLIIRGYTREAGVRNLEREIAAICRKATRQFAEGTRDHLRVTTEVVGRYLGAARFESEEAMKRVERPGVATGLVWTPMGGDIIFIEAAATPAPASRPSVLTITGQLGDVMRESAQAALSYVRGHAEEIGSPSDFYETHDIHIHVPAGAIPKDGPSAGITMTTALASLFSGRRVRPLLAMTGEVTLSGRVLPVGGIKDKVLGAHRAGITTLLLPDRNRKDVMEEVPEPVREAIDIEFVDDVSDVLRRALEPRNIAREKATRAPNGRAATPAAAVPAVPSHPH, via the coding sequence ATGGAACCCAAAAACCTTACAGAGATACTGGAACATCACGATAGCAGCATATCAACTCCCGAGGCAGCATCTGAGGGCGGCGTTCGGACGCCTTTACCCGATGTGGTCAATCTGCTGCCGCTCCGCGAGGTTGTGATTTTTCCGGTCCTCGTAGCGCCACTCGGCGTTGGCCGTGAGAATTCGATAAAACTTGTCAACGAATCGGTGGTCGACGGCAACCGCCTGATCGGTGTCGTGTGCAAGAAGGATCCTGCCATCGAGGATCCGACGATGGAGGATGTGTACGGTATCGGATGCATCGTCGCTATCCGAATGATGGCGCAAGTTGCCGATGGCATCCGCTTGATCGTTCAAGGGATACAGCGAATCCGCATACTGGAGGCGGTGCAAACCACGCCCTATCTGCGGGTCAAGATCGAGCCGATCGCCGAACCGGAAATCAACGAAGAGGACAAGCTGGACGTTGAGGCGCTCACACGCGCTATCGGCCAACAGTTCGCACGGGTTGTTCAACTCTCACCCGATCTGCCGGATGAACTCCAGAACCTGCCTAACAACGTTCAGGAACCAAACGTCCTCACCGATCTCATCGCGGCCCAGATGCCACGCCTGACCTTCTCGGAACGTCAGGAGATTCTCGAGGCGATTGAGCTGAAACCGCGCATGACGCGACTGCTCCAGCTTCTGGCGCGCGAGGTTCAGGTGCTCGAAGTCGGAAGCCGCCTGCAGAGCGAGGTGGCTCAGGAACTTGGTAAAACCCAGCGCGAGTACTACCTGCGCGAACAGTTGCGGCAGATCCAGAAGGAGCTGGGCGAGGGCGACGACAGAACACAAGATGCCGACGAACTCCGCGAAAAGATCGCCAGCGCCGGTATGCCGGAAGAGGCGCGCAAAGAGGCCGATCGAGAGCTGGATCGCCTCTTGCGCATGAACCCCGCCGCACCCGAATATCACGTTGCGCGCACCTATCTGGACTGGATGGTCTCGCTGCCATGGAAGGTTAGCAGCAAGGACAATCTCGACATTGCCGCGGTAAAAAAGGTGCTGGATAGCGACCATTACGGGCTCGACAAAGTCAAAGAGCGGATTCTCGAGTATCTCTCTGTGCGCAAATTCAACCCCAGTGAATCGGCACGTCAACCGATCCTCTGTTTTGTCGGGCCTCCCGGCGTGGGCAAAACGTCGCTCGGCAAGTCGATAGCGCGGGCGATCCATCGTAAGTTTGTCCGGATATCGCTCGGTGGGGTGCGCGATGAAGCAGAAGTGCGCGGGCATCGGCGCACGTATATCGGCGCGCTGCCGGGTCAGATCATCCAGGGCATAAAGCGCGCGGAAACCAACAACCCGGTATTCATGCTCGATGAGATCGACAAGGTTCAGGCTGATTTTCGCGGGGACCCATCCAGCGCATTGCTGGAGGTTCTCGACCCGGAGCAGAATAACGCGTTTCGAGACCACTACCTGGACGTGCCGTTCGATCTTAGCAACGTACTGTTTGTAACAACAGCTAATGTGCTGGACACCATTCTGCCGCCGCTCCGCGACCGGATGGAAGTGATCGAGATCTCTGGCTATACCGAAGAGGAAAAGCTTGCCATCGCCAAGCGGCACCTGGTTCCCAAACAGGTGGCCGAACATGGTATCGCCGGTAGAATCAGCTTCCTGGCGCCCGCAATCCGCCTGATCATCCGTGGCTACACGCGTGAAGCCGGTGTGCGCAACCTGGAGCGAGAGATAGCGGCGATTTGCCGTAAGGCAACGCGGCAGTTTGCGGAGGGCACCCGCGACCACCTCCGCGTGACAACTGAGGTGGTTGGCCGGTACCTAGGGGCGGCTCGCTTCGAGAGTGAAGAAGCCATGAAGCGAGTGGAACGGCCGGGTGTGGCCACCGGTCTGGTCTGGACGCCGATGGGGGGCGATATTATATTTATCGAGGCAGCCGCCACGCCGGCGCCGGCGTCCCGGCCGAGTGTGCTTACGATTACCGGGCAGCTGGGCGATGTGATGCGCGAGTCGGCACAGGCAGCCCTGTCGTATGTCCGCGGACACGCCGAGGAGATCGGCTCTCCGTCCGACTTCTACGAGACGCACGATATCCACATCCACGTTCCGGCTGGCGCAATACCTAAAGACGGACCATCCGCCGGCATTACCATGACCACGGCGTTGGCGTCGCTCTTCAGTGGCCGTCGTGTGCGACCACTGTTGGCCATGACGGGTGAGGTAACGCTTTCGGGCCGTGTGCTGCCGGTCGGCGGCATCAAAGATAAGGTCCTTGGTGCGCACCGAGCCGGCATCACCACGCTCCTTTTGCCGGATCGTAATCGAAAGGACGTGATGGAGGAAGTACCCGAGCCGGTTCGTGAGGCGATTGATATCGAGTTTGTGGATGACGTGAGCGATGTATTGCGTCGCGCACTTGAGCCGCGGAATATCGCTAGAGAGAAGGCGACGCGCGCTCCAAACGGCCGCGCTGCGACACCGGCCGCCGCAGTTCCGGCAGTGCCCTCGCACCCGCATTAG
- a CDS encoding FxLYD domain-containing protein: MTRSYATAFSLPKSTACPDGQPELRLVTGDPRGASRRRALQTALGIAALLAALAGWFLVSPAAHRMPVAVLSNRAVQASAVHVAPHPGFLVVTGSVRNTSGRALTGLEAAVSLVDRSGRLLSSQAAVATDTTMPAGASVPFRIVAPTRNTVTSARVWFRSLDGPALP, translated from the coding sequence ATGACACGTTCCTACGCAACTGCGTTCAGCCTTCCGAAGTCAACCGCCTGCCCGGACGGGCAGCCCGAACTCCGGCTGGTAACTGGCGATCCGCGTGGCGCATCACGACGGCGCGCACTTCAAACTGCACTGGGCATCGCTGCGCTGCTCGCGGCGCTGGCCGGATGGTTCCTTGTTAGCCCCGCGGCGCATCGGATGCCTGTGGCCGTCCTTTCGAATCGCGCTGTGCAAGCGAGCGCAGTTCACGTTGCGCCTCATCCCGGGTTCCTGGTCGTGACGGGTTCGGTTCGCAACACCAGCGGCCGGGCGCTGACCGGATTGGAGGCGGCAGTGAGCCTCGTTGACCGCAGCGGCCGGCTCCTGTCGTCGCAAGCTGCGGTTGCCACTGATACCACAATGCCGGCGGGCGCATCTGTGCCGTTCCGTATCGTGGCTCCCACCCGGAATACGGTAACCTCCGCGCGCGTCTGGTTCCGAAGCCTTGATGGTCCGGCGCTGCCATAG